Proteins encoded within one genomic window of Haematobia irritans isolate KBUSLIRL chromosome 5, ASM5000362v1, whole genome shotgun sequence:
- the LOC142239753 gene encoding uncharacterized protein LOC142239753 — translation MRFFYRTHPAHKRNWSYLSPSLSSSEIRATKSRLIVLAQRLNYGDEYRNLMSKSSVGTESSRVPLNPFLDEGGVMRMHCRSERHPIILPYGCRFTKLLVEFVHLISIHGGNQLMLRVLRIEYWIPRVRNLIRSVIHRCKPCLLGKKRVCSQVVAPLPPEKTVLDRPFTTTGVDYAGPFEVKSFTGRYCRITKGYVCVFVCFATRAIHLEAVSDLSTASFLAAFHRFVARRGCPATIFSDNGTNFVGASRKLERNFREFIRGSSDVVSSTFAHQGLSWRFIPAGAPHMGGLWEASVKSFKLHFKRQVENIRFTFDEFSTMLARIEACLNSRPLCPQSDNPQEIDALTPGHFLIGAPLLAPAEPVVTEQPLSLVYRFRKVQALAQQFCVRWKEEYLKNLHMRYKWKFPPRDVMVNDLVVIRHEQLPPTSWKLGRIVSVHPGVDGHIRVADVRTENGVVRRPIAKLVPLTDTSASLL, via the coding sequence ATGAGATTCTTCTATCGGACGCATCCCGCTCATAAGCGTAATTGGAGCTATCTGAGTCCCAGTTTATCCTCGTCGGAAATTAGGGCGACTAAGAGCCGTTTGATAGTGTTGGCTCAGAGGTTAAATTACGGTGATGAGTATAGGAACTTGATGAGTAAGTCTTCGGTGGGAACTGAAAGCTCACGGGTTCCATTGAACCCGTTCCTGGATGAAGGGGGTGTTATGCGGATGCATTGTCGTTCAGAGCGGCATCCCATAATTTTGCCCTATGGTTGTCGATTCACCAAACTTTTGGTGGAATTCGTTCATTTGATTTCCATTCATGGAGGAAATCAGTTGATGTTGCGCGTTCTTCGTATAGAATATTGGATACCTCGTGTGAGAAATCTTATTCGATCGGTTATACATAGGTGTAAACCCTGTCTTTTGGGGAAGAAACGCGTTTGTAGTCAGGTGGTGGCTCCTCTTCCTCCGGAAAAGACTGTTCTCGACAGACCTTTTACTACGACTGGCGTAGACTATGCGGGTCCCTTTGAGGTGAAGTCGTTCACCGGGCGTTATTGTCGCATAACTAAAGGTTATGTTTGCGTTTTCGTGTGTTTTGCTACTAGGGCGATTCATTTGGAAGCGGTTTCCGACTTGTCGACTGCCAGCTTTCTAGCGGCATTTCATCGGTTTGTTGCTCGTAGGGGTTGTCCTGCAACCATTTTCTCGGACAATGGGACGAATTTTGTCGGTGCGTCTCGGAAGCTGGAACGAAATTTCCGGGAATTCATTAGGGGAAGCAGTGATGTCGTGTCCTCTACGTTTGCACACCAGGGCCTATCGTGGCGATTTATCCCAGCTGGTGCGCCTCATATGGGAGGCCTTTGGGAAGCTAGTGTGAAGAGTTTTAAGTTGCATTTCAAAAGGCAAGTAGAGAATATTCGTTTCACGTTTGATGAGTTTTCGACGATGTTGGCTCGTATTGAGGCTTGTTTGAATTCAAGACCTCTTTGTCCCCAGTCGGATAACCCGCAGGAAATTGACGCTCTGACCCCGGGTCATTTTCTTATAGGTGCCCCTCTACTCGCCCCTGCTGAGCCTGTTGTAACCGAACAGCCTCTTTCGTTGGTGTATCGGTTTCGTAAGGTACAGGCTCTTGCACAACAGTTTTGTGTTCGTTGGAAAGAGGAGTATTTGAAGAATCTGCATATGAGATATAAATGGAAATTTCCCCCGCGCGATGTTATGGTAAATGATTTAGTCGTTATTCGTCATGAACAGCTTCCACCAACTTCTTGGAAATTAGGTCGAATCGTATCGGTCCACCCGGGCGTAGATGGTCATATTCGCGTCGCGGATGTACGTACGGAGAATGGCGTTGTTAGGCGACCTATAGCTAAGTTGGTCCCATTGACCGACACTTCGGCGAGCCTTTTGTAA
- the LOC142239754 gene encoding uncharacterized protein LOC142239754: MKDEDLDVYSLEIRSEKLGKLWTKVQDSFEECLASLQGSGSTNDIKSVDGKLSACVKFGKLSVSERYTVVKRNRLCLNCLTKGHEMKDCPSKYSATSVTSSTNTLSSSAASFQPRTTPSGDQPQPSTSSACLPRQAFHTTQNRAVLLGTAMINIMHDGVSYPARALIDPASESSFLTERFRNRVKLPVHAANVSISGVNSAISAKWSKMYNLKIGSPLNASVLLETTAIVLQSISGNLPSFRVSQEVLSQIPDIRLANPTGLHSTMRGFVSENTLGRLRADCGSIIDSTKQCLRQIGKENYVWTTRRDSEGRYIVSLPLKEEFGRHGPDVKSVYESVVKEYLYLDHMRPVSAISSGDTLSCYLPHHPVNNLEKKTLKLRVVFNASNKTSNGNTLNDILHVGPTLQQDLVLLIVRWRIFRYVFNCDITQMYRQIRVDSSHAPLQRIIFRDSPTRTVQDYELQTVTFGVNCAPYLAIRTLLQLAEDTEKDFPLAADILRKCMYVDDVLTGTHGLETAIMARAPSLRVGEIC, from the exons ATGAAGGATGAGGATTTAGATGTATATAGCCTCGAGATTCGAAGTGAGAAATTGGGGAAGTTGTGGACCAAGGTTCAGGATTCCTTTGAGGAATGCTTGGCTAGTTTACAGGGTTCCGGATCAACGAATGATATTAAATCGGTGGACGGGAA ACTTTCGGCTTGCGTTAAATTTGGTAAACTGTCGGTATCGGAACGTTATACAGTGGTGAAACGTAATCGGCTGTGCTTGAATTGCTTAACGAAAGGTCATGAGATGAAGGATTGTCCAAGTAAATATTC CGCGACTTCGGTGACAAGTTCGACCAACACGTTGTCGAGTTCAGCGGCTAGTTTTCAACCGAGAACTACGCCTTCGGGTGATCAGCCGCAACCTTCTACCTCGTCTGCGTGCCTGCCTCGTCAGGCATTTCATACGACGCAAAATAGGGCCGTGCTGTTGGGAACTGCGATGATTAATATCATGCACGATGGGGTTTCATATCCGGCACGCGCTTTGATCGACCCCGCTTCAGAATCTTCGTTTCTGACGGAACGCTTTCGAAATCGGGTGAAACTGCCAGTTCACGCGGCTAACGTTTCAATTTCGGGGGTGAACAGCGCTATTTCGGCCAAATGgagtaaaatgtataatttgAAAATCGGATCTCCACTCAACGCGTCGGTTTTGTTGGAGACAACGGCAATAGTGCTCCAATCTATATCAGGAAATTTACCTTCTTTTAGGGTTTCGCAGGAAGTGTTATCTCAAATTCCAGATATTCGTTTAGCCAATCCGACCGGTCTACATTCTACTATGCGCGGATTTGTATCCGAGAATACTCTTGGAAGGTTGCGTGCAGATTGTGGCTCAATCATTGATAGCACAAAACAGTGTCTTCGGCAG ATTGGTAAGGAAAATTATGTTTGGACAACGCGCAGAGATTCGGAAGGTCGATATATAGTTTCACTGCCGCTAAAGGAAGAGTTCGGTCGTCATGG ACCAGACGTGAAATCAGTTTATGAAAGTGTTGTTAAAGAGTATTTGTATTTGGATCACATGAGGCCTGTATCCGCCATTTCTTCAGGTGATACACTCTCGTGTTATCTTCCACATCATCCGGTCAATAACCTCGAGAAGAAGACTTTGAAACTTCGCGTCGTGTTTAATGCGTCCAATAAAACGTCCAACGGGAATACTCTTAACGATATTCTTCACGTCGGTCCCACTTTGCAGCAGGACTTAGTCCTTCTTATTGTGCGATGGCGAATTTTCAGATACGTGTTCAACTGCGATATTACGCAAATGTATAGGCAAATTCGAGTGGACTCTTCTCATGCTCCGTTGCAGAGAATTATTTTTAGGGATTCTCCGACAAGGACAGTCCAGGACTATGAACTACAAACGGTGACCTTCGGTGTAAATTGTGCACCATATCTCGCGATACGGACACTGTTACAGTTAGCAGAAGATACTGAGAAGGACTTTCCGCTCGCTGCCGATATATTACGTAAATGTATGTACGTTGATGACGTTTTGACCGGAACTCATGGCCTTGAAACCGCGATAATGGCTCGGGCTCCCAGCCTCCGAGTGGGAGAAATTTGTTGA